One Methylobacterium sp. NMS14P DNA window includes the following coding sequences:
- a CDS encoding TIGR02300 family protein, with product MARPDLGTKRICPTTGKKFYDLGKNPVISPYSGEVVPIAAATSYSRGSAPVVARKEAPSDEEDETEGPELVSLDEVEAEEADKDTDSNAEDEDALDIEDDGEQVDDDNLVVDEDDEDTSDLVEVNDDDDDQ from the coding sequence GTGGCGCGTCCGGACCTCGGTACGAAGCGTATATGCCCGACGACGGGTAAAAAGTTCTACGACCTCGGCAAGAACCCTGTGATCTCGCCCTATTCAGGCGAGGTCGTGCCGATCGCTGCGGCGACATCGTACTCCAGGGGCAGCGCTCCCGTCGTTGCGCGCAAAGAGGCGCCGAGCGACGAAGAGGATGAGACGGAGGGCCCCGAACTCGTGTCGCTGGACGAGGTCGAGGCTGAAGAGGCCGACAAAGACACGGACAGCAATGCTGAGGACGAAGACGCGCTCGACATCGAGGACGATGGTGAGCAAGTCGACGACGATAATCTTGTCGTCGATGAGGACGATGAAGATACGAGCGATCTCGTCGAGGTCAACGATGACGACGACGATCAATAG
- a CDS encoding ABC transporter ATP-binding protein has product MSADPIPAAGRIDIAGAAIRLGAGAAAFEVVRDIDLAVPPRQFVCLLGPSGCGKSTLLGALAGHLGLARGRIALDGRPVAGPDPERGIVFQQHTLLPWRRVVDNVAFGPKMRGVAKAERLALARDFLALVGLADFAERYPSELSGGMQQRVEIARVLINRPRILLMDEPFGALDAQTRLMMQELLLDIWTRLPTTVVFVTHDIDEALFLGDRVLVMSARPGRILEDIPLTFPRPRGRDLVTDPDFVALKRRCLDLLRPRDGRPPLPRLTPLGLPLPGAA; this is encoded by the coding sequence GTGAGCGCCGATCCGATCCCGGCCGCCGGCCGCATCGACATCGCGGGCGCCGCGATCCGCCTCGGGGCCGGCGCCGCCGCCTTCGAGGTGGTGCGGGACATCGACCTCGCCGTCCCGCCGCGCCAGTTCGTCTGCCTGCTCGGGCCCTCGGGCTGCGGAAAATCGACCCTGCTCGGGGCGCTCGCCGGACATCTCGGCCTCGCCCGCGGCCGCATCGCCCTCGACGGGCGGCCCGTGGCGGGCCCCGACCCGGAGCGCGGCATCGTCTTCCAGCAGCACACCCTGCTGCCCTGGCGGCGCGTGGTCGACAACGTCGCCTTCGGCCCGAAGATGCGCGGCGTCGCCAAGGCCGAGCGGCTGGCGCTGGCCCGCGACTTCCTGGCCCTGGTGGGGCTGGCGGATTTCGCCGAGCGCTACCCGTCCGAATTGTCGGGCGGCATGCAGCAGCGGGTCGAGATCGCCCGGGTGCTGATCAACCGGCCGCGGATCCTGCTGATGGACGAGCCGTTCGGGGCGCTGGACGCGCAGACCCGGCTGATGATGCAGGAACTGCTGCTCGACATCTGGACGCGGCTGCCGACCACCGTGGTGTTCGTGACCCACGACATCGACGAGGCACTGTTCCTCGGCGACCGGGTGCTGGTGATGTCGGCCCGGCCCGGGCGCATCCTGGAGGACATCCCGCTGACCTTCCCGCGCCCGCGCGGACGCGACCTCGTCACCGATCCCGACTTCGTCGCGCTGAAGCGCCGCTGCCTCGACCTGCTGCGCCCGCGGGACGGCCGACCGCCGCTGCCGCGCCTGACCCCGCTCGGGCTGCCGCTGCCGGGGGCGGCGTGA
- a CDS encoding PAS domain-containing protein encodes MTPSLQSALAASGYVGFWETNLATQIVAMTGALPNLLGLDEQRAAAGVPVSAFLEGVHPDDRERVAHLVHEAHRTAGRFEAEFHTNDGPGGVRRVAARGRVEVDACGQGQRCLGVVLDLGDGGHDDLTVSAQRLRAIDRVVDALIAVRPLVAEVGSPLLRTLIDATLLEFGRLLASQMKQTERQLN; translated from the coding sequence GTGACGCCGTCCCTGCAATCTGCCTTGGCCGCCTCGGGCTATGTCGGCTTCTGGGAAACGAACCTCGCCACACAGATCGTCGCCATGACTGGGGCTCTGCCCAACCTGCTCGGCCTCGACGAGCAGCGTGCCGCGGCGGGCGTTCCAGTGTCCGCGTTCCTGGAAGGTGTTCATCCCGACGACCGCGAGCGGGTCGCACATCTCGTGCATGAGGCACACCGCACGGCGGGACGCTTCGAGGCCGAGTTCCATACCAACGATGGTCCTGGCGGTGTGCGTCGCGTCGCTGCGCGCGGTCGGGTCGAGGTCGACGCGTGCGGCCAGGGTCAACGCTGCCTCGGTGTCGTTCTGGATCTCGGGGACGGCGGCCACGACGACCTCACCGTCTCAGCCCAGCGGCTTCGAGCGATCGATCGGGTCGTCGACGCGTTGATTGCTGTCCGGCCGCTGGTTGCAGAAGTTGGTTCACCGCTTCTGCGTACGCTGATCGACGCGACCCTCCTGGAATTCGGTAGGCTTCTGGCCAGTCAAATGAAGCAGACTGAGCGCCAGCTAAATTGA
- a CDS encoding ABC transporter permease has product MSAGALGAPTLAADPGVAPRRWAVRPRLPLRRLATRAASLGLGLLAWYLATRLKLDLGPVTFRNVPTPAEVARAAWALAQSPKLGAHVGASLARVLTGFLAALAAGIALGLAIGRSRLAGDLLLPPLEVLRPIPAVAWIPLAILMFPSSEASMVFITFTGALFPILLNTVHGAEAASPRLVASARSLGAGRAAILREVVIPAALPSIVTGAAIGMGTAWFCLVTAEMISGQYGIGYFTWESYTLQNYDDIVVGMLLIGLLGMGSSLAVRGLGRLAMPWTRGGRP; this is encoded by the coding sequence ATGAGCGCCGGAGCGCTCGGCGCGCCCACCCTCGCCGCCGATCCGGGCGTGGCACCGCGGCGCTGGGCGGTCCGGCCGCGCCTGCCCCTGCGCCGCCTCGCGACCCGGGCCGCCTCGCTCGGCCTCGGCCTCCTGGCCTGGTATCTCGCCACGCGGCTCAAGCTCGACCTCGGCCCCGTCACGTTCCGCAACGTGCCGACGCCCGCCGAGGTGGCGCGGGCGGCCTGGGCGCTGGCGCAGTCGCCGAAGCTCGGGGCGCATGTCGGGGCGAGCCTCGCGCGGGTGCTCACCGGCTTCCTGGCGGCGCTCGCCGCCGGCATCGCGCTGGGCCTCGCCATCGGCCGCTCGCGGCTGGCGGGCGACCTGCTGCTGCCGCCGCTGGAGGTCCTGCGGCCGATCCCGGCCGTGGCCTGGATCCCGCTCGCGATCCTGATGTTCCCGTCCTCGGAGGCCTCGATGGTGTTCATCACCTTCACGGGCGCCCTGTTCCCGATCCTGCTGAATACCGTGCACGGGGCCGAGGCCGCGAGCCCCCGGCTCGTCGCCTCCGCCCGCAGCCTCGGCGCCGGCCGGGCGGCGATCCTGCGCGAGGTGGTGATCCCCGCCGCTCTGCCCAGCATCGTCACCGGGGCGGCGATCGGCATGGGCACGGCTTGGTTCTGCCTCGTCACCGCCGAGATGATCTCCGGCCAGTACGGGATCGGCTACTTCACCTGGGAATCCTACACCCTGCAGAACTACGACGACATCGTCGTCGGCATGCTGCTGATCGGGTTGCTCGGGATGGGATCGAGCCTCGCCGTGCGCGGCCTCGGCCGGTTGGCCATGCCGTGGACCCGGGGAGGCCGCCCGTGA
- a CDS encoding extracellular solute-binding protein codes for MSPLSRKCAWSGLALSLGLGATAHAAEVNLYTTREPGLIRPLLEAYTAKSGVKVNTVFVEKGLAERVAAEGARSSADILMTVDIGNLIELVDRDLAQPVRSPALEAAVPAPLRDAGGRWFALSMRARVLYADENLSGLTAATYESLADPQWKGQVCLRSGQHPYNTALISAFLVRHGAEKTEAWLRGLKANLARKAAGGDRDVARDIAADLCEVGLGNSYYVGLMRSGRGGPDQQKWGQAIKVVLPTFEDGGTHVNVSGAVVAKAAPNREEAVKFLEYLVSDEAQAVYANADYEYPVKAGAAIDPLLASLGTLTIDRTPLLEIARSRKAASLLVDKVGFDN; via the coding sequence GTGTCACCTCTCTCCAGAAAGTGTGCCTGGTCCGGCCTCGCTCTCTCGCTCGGCCTCGGCGCGACTGCCCACGCGGCGGAGGTGAACCTCTACACGACGCGGGAACCTGGCCTGATCCGCCCCCTGCTCGAAGCCTACACCGCCAAGAGCGGCGTCAAGGTGAACACGGTTTTCGTGGAGAAGGGCCTCGCCGAGCGCGTCGCCGCCGAGGGCGCCCGCTCCTCCGCCGACATCCTCATGACGGTCGATATCGGCAACCTGATCGAACTCGTGGACCGCGATCTCGCCCAGCCGGTGCGCTCGCCCGCGCTGGAGGCGGCGGTGCCCGCGCCCCTGCGCGACGCCGGAGGCCGGTGGTTCGCCCTCTCGATGCGCGCCCGCGTGCTCTATGCCGACGAGAACCTCTCGGGCCTCACCGCCGCGACCTACGAGTCCCTCGCCGATCCGCAGTGGAAGGGACAGGTGTGCCTACGCTCGGGACAGCACCCCTACAACACCGCGCTGATCTCGGCCTTCCTCGTCCGCCACGGCGCGGAGAAGACCGAAGCGTGGCTGCGCGGGCTGAAGGCCAATCTCGCGCGGAAGGCGGCGGGCGGTGACCGCGACGTGGCCCGGGACATCGCCGCCGACCTCTGCGAGGTCGGTCTCGGGAATTCCTACTATGTCGGGCTGATGCGCTCGGGGCGCGGCGGACCGGACCAGCAGAAATGGGGCCAGGCGATCAAGGTCGTGCTCCCGACCTTCGAGGACGGCGGCACCCATGTGAACGTCTCGGGCGCCGTCGTCGCCAAGGCGGCGCCCAACCGCGAGGAAGCGGTGAAGTTCCTCGAATACCTCGTCTCCGACGAGGCGCAGGCGGTCTACGCCAACGCCGACTACGAGTATCCCGTGAAGGCCGGCGCCGCGATCGACCCGCTGCTCGCGAGCCTCGGCACCCTGACCATCGATCGGACGCCGCTGCTGGAGATCGCCCGCAGCCGCAAGGCGGCGAGCCTGCTCGTCGACAAGGTCGGTTTCGACAACTGA
- a CDS encoding DUF971 domain-containing protein, whose translation MPLFSEPPFDPDAAPSEIVLAAGGQALRLTWADGSAATLGAEALRLGCRCAWCTRDRIQGHLPAAFEAVAVTQVAPMGGYALHLGFSDGHARGIYPFVYLRDLARATATAEPTTRAA comes from the coding sequence ATGCCCCTATTCTCCGAACCGCCCTTCGATCCCGACGCGGCCCCGAGCGAGATCGTGCTCGCGGCCGGCGGTCAGGCTCTGCGCCTGACCTGGGCGGACGGCAGCGCCGCGACCCTCGGCGCGGAGGCCCTGCGCCTCGGCTGCCGCTGCGCCTGGTGCACCCGCGACCGGATCCAGGGCCACCTCCCGGCGGCGTTCGAGGCCGTGGCGGTGACCCAGGTGGCGCCGATGGGCGGATACGCTCTCCATCTCGGTTTCTCGGACGGGCACGCCCGCGGGATCTACCCCTTCGTCTACCTGCGCGATCTCGCCCGCGCCACAGCCACCGCCGAGCCGACGACCCGGGCCGCCTGA
- a CDS encoding ABC transporter ATP-binding protein, whose product MSRRFGRTLALDRVSLTLVPGEILAVLGASGCGKSTLLRLIAGLDAPDAGEITIGDRRVAGRGRNESPATRGVGLMFQDYALFPHLTVLANVRFGLADLGGAEAERVARERLEQVGLAHRADSYPGTLSGGEAQRVALARALAPRPRVLLLDEPFSNLDAGTRDHVRADTLAVLRRDRTGALLVTHDAAEAVAFANRIVLIHRGRIVQSGTPEAIYGKPETPFAARALGEIIEIPGWAAGDRIATPLGPLPRPGAVPDGGVTVCLRPEAIRLGPPPGPAGDGARAAVLGRTFAGPRLRLDLAVAGLDAPLRLHLPPAAVPGDEVGIHLLPEQVHIFPARGAREDDPSMN is encoded by the coding sequence GTGAGCCGGCGGTTCGGCCGGACGCTCGCGCTGGATCGCGTCTCGCTGACCCTCGTGCCGGGCGAGATCCTGGCGGTGCTCGGCGCCTCCGGCTGCGGTAAGAGCACGCTGCTGCGGCTCATCGCCGGCCTGGACGCGCCGGATGCGGGCGAGATCACCATCGGGGACCGGCGTGTCGCCGGCCGCGGTCGCAACGAGTCGCCCGCGACCCGCGGCGTCGGGCTCATGTTCCAGGACTACGCGCTGTTTCCCCATCTCACCGTGCTCGCCAATGTTCGCTTCGGCCTCGCCGATCTCGGCGGCGCGGAGGCGGAGCGCGTCGCCCGCGAGCGGCTCGAACAGGTGGGCTTGGCGCACCGGGCCGACAGCTATCCGGGCACCCTGTCGGGCGGCGAGGCGCAGCGGGTGGCGCTCGCCCGCGCCCTGGCCCCGCGCCCGCGGGTCCTGCTCCTCGACGAGCCGTTCTCGAACCTCGATGCCGGCACCCGCGATCACGTCCGCGCCGATACCCTCGCCGTCCTGCGCCGGGACCGGACCGGCGCGCTCCTCGTGACCCACGACGCTGCGGAGGCCGTGGCCTTCGCGAACCGCATCGTCCTGATCCACCGGGGCCGGATCGTCCAATCCGGCACGCCCGAGGCGATCTACGGCAAGCCGGAGACGCCTTTCGCCGCCAGGGCGCTCGGCGAGATCATCGAGATTCCGGGCTGGGCGGCGGGCGACCGCATCGCGACGCCGCTCGGTCCCCTGCCCCGGCCCGGCGCCGTGCCGGACGGGGGTGTGACGGTGTGCCTTCGCCCGGAAGCGATCCGCCTCGGGCCCCCGCCCGGACCGGCGGGGGACGGGGCGCGCGCCGCCGTCCTCGGCCGCACCTTCGCGGGACCGCGCCTGCGCCTGGATCTCGCGGTTGCCGGTCTCGACGCGCCGCTGCGTCTCCACCTCCCGCCGGCGGCCGTTCCCGGAGACGAAGTCGGCATCCACCTCCTGCCGGAGCAGGTCCATATCTTCCCAGCGAGAGGAGCGCGCGAAGACGATCCCTCGATGAATTAG
- a CDS encoding Crp/Fnr family transcriptional regulator, translating into MSPALAPLPTSPRAPAPLIVSALFLSESIEGLDEGAGFLDALPPADIARLRAAGRTLSLRPGQSVFRQGEPHGGIFLIETGRVRVFYTGPSGRQITLAYWTPGHFIGGPSLTGGGVHQWSGEAIEPCTVRVLSAATLRQLIRQMPDFALCLIEALEAKGRCYTAMAQMLGTRSVIERLAQLLLNLGDLYGRQEAGARVIERRITHDEIAALIGSTRQWVTMMLKRFQADGIVVVDKASIRILHPERLTEIVQAIA; encoded by the coding sequence ATGTCGCCCGCGCTCGCCCCCCTGCCGACCTCGCCGCGCGCGCCCGCGCCGCTGATCGTCAGCGCCCTGTTCCTGAGCGAGAGCATCGAGGGTCTGGACGAGGGCGCCGGCTTCCTCGACGCCCTTCCACCGGCCGACATCGCGCGCCTGCGGGCGGCCGGGCGCACGCTGTCCCTGAGACCCGGCCAGAGCGTCTTTCGCCAGGGCGAGCCGCATGGCGGCATCTTCCTGATCGAGACCGGGCGCGTGCGCGTGTTCTACACCGGTCCGTCGGGCCGGCAGATCACGCTGGCCTACTGGACGCCCGGGCACTTCATCGGCGGCCCGAGCCTGACCGGCGGCGGCGTGCACCAATGGTCGGGCGAGGCGATCGAGCCCTGCACGGTCCGCGTGCTCTCCGCCGCGACCCTGCGCCAGCTGATCCGCCAGATGCCGGATTTCGCCCTCTGCCTGATCGAGGCGCTGGAGGCCAAGGGGCGGTGCTACACCGCCATGGCGCAGATGCTGGGCACGCGCTCGGTGATCGAGCGTCTGGCACAGCTTCTTCTGAACCTCGGCGATCTCTACGGGCGCCAGGAAGCCGGCGCCCGCGTGATCGAGCGCCGGATCACCCACGACGAGATCGCCGCCCTCATCGGTTCGACGCGTCAGTGGGTGACCATGATGCTGAAGCGCTTCCAGGCGGACGGCATCGTCGTGGTCGACAAGGCATCGATCCGGATCCTACACCCCGAACGGTTGACGGAGATCGTTCAGGCGATCGCCTGA
- a CDS encoding ABC transporter substrate-binding protein, translating to MIALRRFAAFLAASALVTAAQTAAFAETIRVAVGTQDTTINCATGGLLIRELKLLEKFLPHDGKYKDATYDIQWRNFTSGAPLTNEMVAGKLDLGAMADFPGSLNGAAFAKAGRRSLFLSVLSGSIKGSGNGIVVPVASPVQSFAELKGKTVSVPFASTAHGLLLRAVKAQGWDPERDVTIITQAPEVAGSALKAGKIDAHADFVPFADLFPWRGIARKIYDGAQSNAPTFHGALVDAAYAERYPEIVTAYLRATIEADRLIAAEPERYAELIERVTGIEAEVAYLFHGPLGLQTRDITWKPEYRQALKTSIETLTLLKKADGDLDVDRFIDDRFVRAAAREAGIDYEARLKDYAQTPLQAADAATGQPIIDVTRVAQIWVKGEPKVRPYASPEGAFAALAALEQAGGSARVVYAQDRDSGIKLFAAQAWYVRDPERRLSAFLLKGEAEAFAKAHGGDVLDYDAARAAVARVSAR from the coding sequence GTGATCGCCCTTCGCCGCTTCGCCGCCTTCCTGGCCGCCTCCGCCCTCGTGACGGCGGCCCAGACGGCGGCCTTTGCCGAGACCATCCGCGTCGCCGTAGGCACCCAGGACACCACGATCAACTGCGCGACCGGCGGCCTCCTGATCCGCGAGCTGAAGCTCCTGGAGAAGTTCCTGCCGCATGACGGCAAGTACAAGGACGCCACCTACGACATCCAGTGGCGCAACTTCACCAGCGGCGCGCCGCTCACCAACGAGATGGTCGCCGGCAAGCTCGACCTCGGCGCGATGGCCGATTTCCCGGGGTCGCTGAACGGGGCCGCCTTCGCCAAGGCGGGCCGGCGCAGCCTGTTCCTAAGCGTGCTGTCGGGGAGCATCAAGGGCAGCGGCAACGGCATCGTGGTACCGGTGGCCTCGCCGGTGCAGTCCTTCGCCGAGCTGAAGGGCAAGACCGTCTCGGTGCCGTTCGCGTCGACCGCCCACGGCCTGCTGCTGCGCGCCGTCAAGGCTCAGGGCTGGGATCCGGAGCGCGACGTCACCATCATCACCCAGGCGCCCGAGGTGGCGGGCTCGGCGCTCAAGGCCGGCAAGATCGACGCCCATGCCGATTTCGTGCCCTTCGCCGACCTGTTCCCCTGGCGCGGTATCGCCCGGAAGATCTACGACGGCGCCCAGTCGAACGCCCCGACCTTCCACGGCGCCCTGGTCGATGCGGCCTATGCCGAGCGCTACCCCGAGATCGTCACCGCGTATCTGCGCGCCACCATCGAGGCGGACCGGCTGATCGCGGCCGAGCCCGAGCGCTACGCCGAGCTGATCGAGCGGGTGACCGGCATCGAGGCGGAGGTCGCCTACCTGTTCCACGGGCCGCTCGGTCTGCAGACCCGCGACATCACCTGGAAGCCCGAGTACCGGCAGGCGCTGAAGACCTCGATCGAGACCCTGACGCTCCTGAAGAAGGCCGACGGCGACCTCGATGTCGATCGCTTCATCGACGACCGTTTCGTGCGCGCGGCCGCCCGGGAGGCCGGGATCGACTACGAGGCGCGCCTCAAGGACTACGCGCAGACGCCGCTCCAGGCCGCCGATGCCGCGACCGGCCAGCCGATCATCGACGTGACGCGCGTCGCCCAGATCTGGGTGAAGGGCGAGCCGAAGGTCCGCCCCTACGCCTCGCCTGAGGGCGCGTTCGCCGCCCTGGCCGCCCTCGAACAGGCGGGCGGCAGCGCCCGGGTGGTCTACGCGCAGGACCGGGACAGCGGCATCAAGCTGTTCGCCGCGCAGGCCTGGTACGTGCGCGACCCCGAGCGGCGCCTGAGCGCCTTCCTGCTCAAGGGCGAGGCCGAGGCGTTCGCCAAGGCCCACGGCGGCGACGTGCTCGACTACGATGCGGCCCGGGCGGCGGTGGCGCGGGTGAGCGCCCGATGA
- a CDS encoding fumarate reductase/succinate dehydrogenase flavoprotein subunit, producing MRATDPQPEIIEADILVIGGGTGGPMAAIKAKEADPKLRVVLMEKANVKRSGAISMGMDGLNNAVVPGYATPEQYVKEITVANDGIVNQRAVMAYAQGSFPMIQYLDRLGVKFEKDGAGEYNMRKVHHMGTYVLPMPEGHNVKKVLYRQLRRLQVGVTNRYMATRLLKGADGRVAGAVGVNTRTSEFLVVRAKAVILACGAAGRLGLPASGYLFGTYENAANSGDGYAMAYHAGAQLANLECYQINPLIKDYNGPSCAYVTGPFGGYTANNRGERFIECDYWSGQMMLEFWRELQGGNGPVFLKMDHLREETIAEIETILHTNERPSRGRFHERRGTDYRRRPVEMHISEIGFCSGHSASGVFVDEHARTTVPGLYAVGDMASVPHNYMLGAFVNGGIAGTDAAAYCASTSLADYAAADLLAEQDRVLAPTRRADGLTPHEMEFKTRRLVNDYLEPPKVTAKMEIGQRRFAEIREDLDHLCARDPHELLRALEMQTILDCADMAAAASLYRTESRWGFYHLRTDYPGTDDANWNCHTVLYKDAQGRMTHAKRAVDPFIVPVAAAEMGAYHQLRIKTPAAAE from the coding sequence ATGCGCGCGACCGACCCCCAACCTGAGATCATCGAGGCCGACATCCTGGTGATCGGCGGCGGCACCGGCGGCCCGATGGCCGCCATCAAGGCCAAGGAGGCCGACCCGAAGCTGCGCGTCGTCCTGATGGAGAAGGCGAACGTCAAGCGCTCGGGCGCGATCAGCATGGGCATGGACGGGCTGAACAACGCCGTCGTGCCGGGCTACGCCACGCCCGAGCAGTACGTGAAGGAGATCACGGTCGCCAACGACGGCATCGTGAACCAGCGCGCCGTGATGGCCTACGCGCAGGGCTCCTTCCCGATGATCCAGTACCTCGACCGGCTCGGGGTCAAGTTCGAGAAGGACGGCGCGGGCGAGTACAACATGCGCAAGGTCCACCACATGGGGACCTACGTGCTGCCGATGCCCGAGGGGCACAACGTCAAGAAGGTGCTCTACCGGCAGCTCCGCCGCCTCCAGGTCGGCGTGACCAACCGCTACATGGCGACCCGCCTGCTGAAAGGTGCCGACGGGCGCGTCGCGGGCGCGGTCGGGGTCAACACCCGCACGAGCGAATTCCTGGTGGTGAGGGCCAAGGCGGTGATCCTCGCCTGCGGCGCGGCCGGGCGGCTCGGCTTGCCCGCCTCGGGTTACCTGTTCGGCACCTACGAGAACGCGGCCAACAGCGGCGACGGCTACGCGATGGCCTACCACGCGGGCGCGCAGCTCGCCAACCTCGAATGCTACCAGATCAACCCGCTGATCAAGGACTACAACGGGCCGTCCTGCGCCTACGTCACCGGTCCGTTCGGCGGATACACGGCCAACAACAGAGGTGAGCGCTTCATCGAGTGCGATTACTGGTCGGGCCAGATGATGCTGGAGTTCTGGCGCGAGCTGCAGGGCGGCAACGGCCCGGTCTTCCTCAAGATGGACCATCTGCGCGAGGAGACGATCGCCGAGATCGAGACGATCCTCCACACCAACGAGCGGCCCTCGCGCGGCCGCTTCCACGAGCGGCGCGGCACCGATTACCGGAGGCGCCCCGTGGAGATGCACATCTCCGAGATCGGCTTCTGCTCGGGCCACTCGGCCTCGGGCGTCTTCGTCGACGAGCACGCCCGCACCACGGTTCCCGGCCTCTACGCGGTCGGCGACATGGCGAGCGTGCCGCACAATTACATGCTCGGCGCCTTCGTGAACGGCGGCATCGCGGGGACGGACGCGGCCGCCTACTGCGCGTCCACCAGCCTCGCCGACTACGCGGCGGCCGACCTCCTGGCCGAGCAGGACCGCGTGCTGGCTCCGACCCGGCGGGCGGACGGCCTCACGCCGCACGAGATGGAGTTCAAGACGCGCCGCCTCGTCAACGACTACCTGGAGCCGCCGAAGGTCACGGCCAAGATGGAGATCGGCCAGCGCCGCTTCGCCGAGATCCGCGAGGATCTCGACCATCTCTGCGCCCGCGACCCGCACGAATTGCTGCGCGCCCTGGAGATGCAGACGATCCTCGACTGCGCCGACATGGCCGCGGCGGCCTCGCTCTACCGCACCGAGAGTCGCTGGGGCTTCTACCACCTGCGCACGGACTATCCCGGGACCGACGACGCGAACTGGAACTGCCACACCGTCCTCTACAAGGACGCGCAGGGCCGGATGACCCACGCCAAGCGCGCCGTCGACCCCTTCATCGTGCCCGTCGCCGCGGCCGAGATGGGCGCCTACCACCAGCTCCGCATCAAGACGCCGGCCGCTGCCGAGTAA
- a CDS encoding ABC transporter permease: protein MAAARGLGWAGATALAALLLSPVISLGLAALGGGSELWPHLAAYVLPQAIRDTALLLAGVGLLVIGLGTGTAWLVSAFDFPGRRVLEGALLLPLAMPTYVVAYAYLDLLHPLGPLQGGLRSLLGLPSPRDLPLPDLRSLPGCILLLGFVLYPYVYLPTRALFLMQAGTLLEAARMLGAGPYRSFLRIALPLARPAVALGTGLALMEALNDVGAAEFLGVRTLTVQVYATWVNRSDLPGAAQIALVMLTCVVALVGLERLARGGRGYAGSARRNAAVTRRGLSGWRAGTAVALGTAPVVLGFLLPAGYLAFEAWRRIAGAGWPDTLAVQTRNTILYASLATGVTVLVGLLVAAAPFLLSARAGRALIRAAGLGYAMPGTVLAVGLLGPLALIDSGLFEAGLATVSVGLGTGAALVIAYTLRFLTVTVGASEAGLARIPHTISDAARVLGRGRLATLATVQIPLAWPAVLSGGLLAFVDIAKELPVTLLLRPLNVETLSTYLYGEAARGTYEDGAVAAVLIVSIGLVPVTLLLRIDQNAIWRR from the coding sequence ATGGCGGCGGCGCGCGGTCTCGGCTGGGCGGGCGCGACGGCGCTGGCGGCGCTGCTGCTCTCGCCGGTCATCTCCCTGGGGCTCGCGGCCCTAGGTGGCGGCAGCGAACTCTGGCCGCATCTGGCCGCCTACGTGTTGCCGCAGGCGATCCGCGACACCGCCCTCCTGCTGGCGGGCGTCGGCCTCCTGGTGATCGGGCTCGGGACCGGGACCGCGTGGCTGGTCTCGGCCTTCGACTTCCCCGGCCGCCGCGTCCTGGAAGGCGCTCTGCTTCTGCCGCTGGCGATGCCGACCTATGTGGTGGCCTACGCCTATCTCGACCTGCTGCATCCCCTCGGGCCGCTACAGGGCGGGCTGCGGAGCCTGCTCGGCCTGCCGAGCCCCCGCGACCTGCCCCTACCGGACCTGCGGTCGCTGCCGGGCTGCATCCTGCTCCTCGGCTTCGTCCTGTATCCTTACGTCTACCTGCCGACGCGGGCGCTCTTCCTGATGCAGGCGGGCACGTTGCTGGAGGCCGCGCGGATGCTCGGCGCCGGGCCGTACCGCAGCTTCCTGCGGATCGCCCTGCCGCTTGCCCGCCCGGCGGTGGCGCTCGGCACCGGCCTCGCCCTGATGGAGGCGCTGAACGATGTCGGCGCTGCCGAGTTCCTGGGCGTGCGCACCTTGACCGTACAGGTCTACGCGACCTGGGTGAACCGCTCCGATCTGCCCGGCGCGGCGCAGATCGCGCTGGTGATGCTCACCTGCGTCGTCGCCCTCGTCGGCCTGGAGCGGCTGGCCCGGGGCGGGCGCGGCTACGCCGGCAGCGCCCGCCGGAACGCGGCGGTCACGCGGCGCGGGCTCTCCGGCTGGCGCGCCGGAACCGCCGTGGCCCTCGGCACGGCGCCGGTCGTCCTCGGCTTCCTGCTGCCTGCGGGCTACCTCGCCTTCGAGGCATGGCGGCGGATCGCGGGCGCCGGGTGGCCCGACACGCTGGCGGTCCAGACCCGCAATACCATCCTCTACGCGAGCCTCGCGACGGGGGTGACGGTGCTGGTCGGCCTGCTGGTCGCGGCGGCGCCGTTCCTGTTGAGCGCCCGAGCCGGGCGCGCGCTGATCCGCGCGGCGGGGCTCGGCTACGCCATGCCCGGCACCGTGCTGGCAGTGGGGTTGCTCGGCCCCCTGGCGCTGATCGATTCCGGGTTGTTCGAGGCGGGCCTCGCCACCGTCTCGGTGGGGCTCGGTACGGGCGCCGCGCTGGTCATCGCCTACACTCTGCGCTTCCTGACCGTGACGGTCGGCGCCAGCGAGGCCGGCCTAGCGCGGATCCCGCACACCATATCCGACGCCGCCCGGGTCCTGGGGCGCGGGCGGCTCGCCACGCTCGCCACCGTGCAGATCCCCCTGGCGTGGCCTGCGGTGCTGAGCGGCGGGCTGCTGGCCTTCGTCGACATCGCCAAGGAATTGCCGGTGACGCTGCTCCTACGCCCGCTCAACGTCGAGACATTGAGCACGTATCTCTACGGCGAGGCGGCACGCGGCACTTACGAGGATGGCGCCGTCGCCGCCGTTCTCATCGTATCGATCGGTCTCGTGCCAGTCACGCTGCTCCTGAGGATTGACCAGAACGCGATATGGCGACGGTGA